The sequence GGCCCCTCCTGATCGACGCCGCGGTCACCGACCTCCCCTACGTCCTCGTCGGCAGCGGCCGGCGCCGCGGCAAGCTCCTCGTCCCCGGCAAGGCGTTCGCGCAGCTCCCGGGGGCGGTCGTCGTGGAGGGGCTGGGCGTCGCGGTGGATTAGGCGTCGAGGCGGGGGATCTCGATGGCGGGGCAGCGGTCCATGACCATGGCCAGGCCCGCCTCCCGCGTCCGCGCGCAGGCCGCCTCGTCGATCACGCCGAGCTGGAACCACACCGCCTTCGCGCCTTTCGCGACGGCGGCGTCGGCCACCGCGCCCGCCTGCGCGCTGTTGACGAAGACGTCGACCACGTCCACCGGGAAGGGGACGTCCTCCAGGCTCGCGTAGCCCTGTTCGCCGTGGACGGTCTCCGCCTTGGGGTGGACGGGGACGACCCTCTTGCCGAACTGCTGGAGGACCCGGGCCACGCCGTACGCGGCGCGCGAGGTGTTGTTCGAGAGCCCGACCACGGCCCATGTGTCACCGGTCCCCGTCAGGATCTCCCGTACCGTCCCGTCGTCGCCGTACATCCGGCACCTCCCGCGCTCGCGAATGACTCCGTGAGCGGCAACACCCACCCGCCGCGAGCGATTCCCGCACGCC comes from Streptomyces sp. Tu6071 and encodes:
- a CDS encoding CoA-binding protein, whose protein sequence is MYGDDGTVREILTGTGDTWAVVGLSNNTSRAAYGVARVLQQFGKRVVPVHPKAETVHGEQGYASLEDVPFPVDVVDVFVNSAQAGAVADAAVAKGAKAVWFQLGVIDEAACARTREAGLAMVMDRCPAIEIPRLDA